In one Arachis duranensis cultivar V14167 chromosome 9, aradu.V14167.gnm2.J7QH, whole genome shotgun sequence genomic region, the following are encoded:
- the LOC107463912 gene encoding FBD-associated F-box protein At5g60610-like, with amino-acid sequence MDRISDLPDCILLHILSFLPTKTAFFTTVLSRRWTHLCHDLQHLEFNQIQFLNRNRIRSGFGSRERLFAIVNWILSRHRMPPIRTFRLTCCLDQFHEFTTVQGFIREVLGPNLQELDLQLSIFDFFDRKVVIPNGVFSCASLVTLRLSGDITFLSPSSPWCGYHLPSLKTLEMHDVAASIDDVAELLSHCTALETLILDLNCQVSEVGLRIHFPLSLKKLNFRSDFDPLRRIGIECRQQFPSTCVSNLHNVEEAIINVTSRGFVLKFLVEFRWLRSLVLGNLVFTCLPQAPPDLIPEFTSLHRLELAVGCFDTRYIMNMLEKCPMLKVLVIVIPEFFTHFVNKDPYAPRRWEHPMKVPVKVPTCLASHLKVIKIKGYFESRDDRDFFAYVLQHGLVLESLDIQVDRARAEGFPEKLSLLPRSSKACQINFCWNQEKEKEEEEEKQRHHEDHSNGNNLEHYKKKHYWNCYKKIQICNKIFLSMDPILRWSKY; translated from the exons ATGGACAGGATCAGCGACTTGCCGGATTGCATACTCTTACacatcctctccttcctccctaCCAAAACCGCTTTCTTCACCACCGTCCTCTCTCGCCGATGGACCCACCTCTGCCACGACCTCCAACACTTGGAGTTCAACCAAATCCAATTTCTTAACCGCAACCGTATTCGCTCAGGGTTCGGTTCACGAGAGCGATTGTTCGCCATCGTTAATTGGATTCTCTCACGCCACAGAATGCCGCCAATACGAACCTTTCGTCTCACTTGTTGCCTAGATCAATTCCATGAATTCACAACTGTGCAGGGGTTCATTAGAGAAGTTTTAGGGCCAAATCTCCAGGAATTGGACCTCCAACTCTCCATCTTCGATTTCTTCGATCGCAAAGTCGTTATTCCCAATGGCGTTTTCAGCTGCGCTTCCCTTGTGACTCTCCGTTTAAGCGGCGACATAACATTCCTTTCGCCTTCTTCTCCGTGGTGCGGTTATCACTTGCCATCACTCAAGACTCTGGAGATGCACGATGTCGCGGCCTCTATTGATGACGTGGCAGAGCTTCTCTCTCACTGCACTGCTCTTGAGACTCTCATTCTTGACTTAAACTGTCAAGTCAGCGAGGTCGGATTGAGAATTCACTTTCCTCTTTCTTTGAAGAAATTGAACTTCCGATCAGATTTCGACCCTCTTAGACGTATTGGTATCGAATGTAGGCAGCAGTTTCCCTCGACCTGTGTTTCCAACTTGCACAATGTGGAGGAAGCTATTATCAACGTTACTTCGCGAGGCTTTGTGCTCAAGTTTCTTGTGGAGTTTCGCTGGTTAAGGAGTTTGGTCCTGGGTAATTTAGTGTTTACTTGTTTGCCCCAGGCTCCTCCGGATCTTATTCCGGAATTTACCTCATTACATAGATTAGAGCTTGCTGTTGGGTGTTTCGACACGAGATATATAATGAATATGCTTGAGAAGTGTCCCATGCTTAAAGttcttgttattgttattccggAATTTTTCACTCACTTTGTTAATAAG GATCCATATGCGCCACGAAGATGGGAACACCCAATGAAGGTTCCTGTGAAGGTTCCTACTTGTCTTGCATCACATCTAAAAGTGATTAAAATCAAAGGATATTTTGAATCCAGAGATGATAGAGATTTTTTCGCCTATGTTCTTCAACATGGACTTGTTTTGGAGTCACTTGATATTCAGGTGGATCGTGCGAGAGCTGAAGGGTTTCCAGAAAAATTATCCCTTTTGCCAAGGAGTTCTAAGGCGTGCCAAATTAACTTTTGCTGGAATCAG gagaaggagaaggaggaggaggaagagaagcaGCGTCACCACGAGGACCACAGCAATGGCAACAACTTagaacactacaaaaaaaagcaCTATTGGAACTGTtacaaaaaaatccaaatttgtaacaaaatatttttaagtatgGACCCAATTTTGAGATGGTCCAAATATTAA